The Subtercola sp. PAMC28395 genome segment ATCCGCGCCCCGACGGCGAGCCTGCCGAGCGACCGGCCCTTCATCAGCGTTTCGACCACCGTCGGCACCACCACGATGCAGAACACCAGGCTCGTCACGATGGCGGCCTGGGTGATGGCGTCGTCGGCACCGGTCGAGGCCTGCCAGAAGCTGATCAGGAACACCGCCCCGATGAACAGGCCGACCGAGAACAGGACGTCGATCATGGTGCCGGCCGCACGCAGGATGAAGCTGGTGGGCCGCACGTCGAGAGCCACGGCCTCGCCCGTGACGAGGAGCGCGTCGTTGTGCTCGAGTGAGTGTGTCGCTCCGAGGGGAGCGAGAAGTGGCTCAGCCATGGCTATCATCTAAGCAGATGGATCTTGACGCATACTCAGCAGCACATCGAGCCGAATGGAATCGCCTCGATGAACTCGGCCGACTCCGGAACCCGAGCGGTGCAGAGGCAGACGAGCTGATCGAGCGCTACCAGTCCGGCGCGTCCCAACTCTCGGCTCTCACCACCTCGGCGGGTTCGACGGCTGTCGGCGACCGGCTGTCGGTGTCGCTCTCGCGTGCCCGGCTGCGGTTCACCGGTGCCAGCCCGAATGTGCTCGCCCAGCTGCCGGCGTTCTTCGCCCTGCAGCTGCCGGCCGCGCTCTACCGTATCCGCTGGCTCGTGCTGGTGGTGGCGCTGGCCACGCTTGCTGTGAGCACACTCTATGCCGTGTGGGCGCTCAATGACCCGCAAGTGCTCGCCAACTTCGGCACAGACGACCAGCTCCGCAAGGTCGCCGAACAGGACTTCGTCAACTACTACTCCAACAATCCGGCGGCGTCGTTCACCGGCCAGGTCTGGACGAACAACGCCTGGATCACTGCGCAGTGTGTGGCATTCGGCATCGTGGGCGTCTACGTGCCGTATCTGTTGCTTCAGAACGCGATCAACCTCGGCGTGAACGCCGCGGTGCTCTTCCATTTCGGGCATGCCGACGTGTTCTTCCAGTACATCCTGCCGCACGGGATGCTCGAACTCACGGCGATCTTCGTGGGGGCCGCCGCCGGGCTCCGCATCTTCTGGGCATGGATCGCCCCGGGCCCGCGAACGCGGGGCCAGGCGCTCGCCGAAGACGGGCGGGCGCTGTTCACGGTGGCGATCGGGCTCGTGTTCGTGCTTCTCGTCTCGGGCGTGATCGAGGGCTTCGTCACCCCGCAGCCCTGGCCGTGGCCAGTCAAGATCGGCATCGGAGCCGTTGCGCTCGCCGCATTCCTGTTCTACATGCTGTTCGTCGGCGGCCGGGCCGCCCGCGCGGGCCAGACGGGCGACCTGGCCGACTTCGACGCCGGCGCGAAGCGTCTCGTCGCCGCATAGCTTCGCACTCTCCGCCCCGCCCCAGTCTTGAGCGCCATCGAATTGCCCGAATGAGCGACATTTCAGGCAAAACCTGGCGCATTCGGGCAAGTCGATTGGGCCGGAGGGCAGCGGGCAGGGGGTGAGGGGCTAGAGGCGGCCGGCGGCTTTGAGGGCGAGGTAGCGGTCGGCGACGGCGGGGGGCAGGTCGGCGGGGGAACCCGTGACGACGTCGGCGCCCTGCTGCCGGAGCGCGGCAGAGACGCGGGCAACGTCGAGCAGCGCACGTTCGGCCGCCGCCGCGGTGTACACCTCGTCGCGTGAGCCGAGCCGGGCGGTGCGCGCAAACGTCTCCGGGTCGGAGACCGACGCCACAAGCACCGTGTGCCGCTGGGTGAGCTGCGGCAGCACGGCAAGCAGACCCTGCGAGGACCCGGGCGTCTCCGCCGAGGTCAGCAGCACCACCAGCGCCCGCTGGTTCGTGATCTCGCGCACCCGCGCTGGAATCGCGCTCCAGTCCATCTCCAGAAGCTCGGGGTCGACCGTGGCGAGGGCGTCGACCATGCGCGACAACAGCTCGGGCCCGACGGCGCCCTGCACACGGGCGCGCGTTCGCCGGTCGTAGGCCAGAACATCCACCCGGTCGCCTGCCCTCGTGGCGAGAGCTGCCAGCAGCAGCGCCGACTCGAACGCGGTGTCGAGGCGCGGTTCGTTGTCGATGCGCGCGGCGCTCGTGCGGCCCGTGTCGATCACGATCACGACGCGTCGATCACGCTCCGGCCGCCAGGTGCGAACGACGACCTCGTCGCGCCGTGCGGTGGCTCGCCAGTCGATCGACCGCACATCGTCGCCCCGCACATACTCGCGCAGGCTGTCGAACTCCGTACCCTGCCCACGGATCATCAGGCTCGTGCGCCCATCGAGTTCCCGCAGCCGGGCCAGCCTCGATGGCAGGTGTTTGCGCGAGGTGAACGGCGGCAGTACCCGGATGCGCCCCGGCACACGCAGCGTCGCCTGGCGGGCCCACAGGCCGAGAGGCCCGAACGACCGGATGCTCGTGAACTCCACCCGGCGTTCCCCCCGCCTGAACGGCCTGAGCTCGACGCTCACGAGACGCCGTTCGCCGCGCGGAATGTCGACGGCCGACCTCGTCGTGGCGGCGCCGGCCGAGGGCTGCCACGCGTCGCGCACTGTGCCGCGGAGCATCCGGCGACCGGTGTTGGTGAGGTACAGCTCGCTCGTGACGCTCTCGCCGAGGCGCACACGCTGCGGCAGCACACGTTCGGCCGCAAGGCGCCGCGGGGAGCCGGCGAGAGTGAGATCGACGACGCCGAGCAGTACCGTGAGTGTCAACCAGGCTGCCAGGCCCTCGGCGGCCAGCCCGTAGGCCTGCCCGAGCACCACGATCGGCAGAACACCGAGCGCCAGCAGCAGCACGAAACGCCCTGAAATCGCCATGGTGTTCTCCTTTCTCGGTGTGGATGGTCTCGGTGGAACTGAGGGCTTAGGGCGTGTCTCCCAACTCTGCGCCGGCTGCGCTGCGCGTCTCGGGGAGCCCTGCGGCGTTCTCATCGTCGCACGCACTTCCAGTGCGAACTCCTCTTCGGCCTTGCAGGCCACCTCGAGACGTGCTGCTCGCTTCGACCCGGAGTTGGGAGACACGCCCTAGATCGGTACCTGCACCTGCGACAGCACACCGCGCAGGATCGAGTCGACCGAGACGCCCTCGAGTTCGGCCTCCGGGCGCAGCTGGATGCGGTGCCGGAAGACGGGCAGAACCATCGCCTGCACGTGGTCGGGGGTGATCCGCTCGAATCCGTTGAGCCACGCCCACGCTTTCGCCGCCGCGAGAAGAGCCGTGCTTCCGCGCGGACTCACACCGAGCTTCACCGAGGGGCTCTGCCGCGTCGCCCTGGCGAGGTCGACGGCGTAGGCCAGAACATCCACCGTCGCGCCGACGCGCGCAACGGCGGCCTGCGCGTCGTGCAGCTGGGCCGCGCCGAGAACCGGGGTCACGCCGGCCCCGCCGAGGTCGCGCGGGTTGAATCCGGCCGCGTGACGCGCCAGCACGGCGATCTCGACGTCGCGCTCAGGAATATCGAGCGTCAGCTTGAGCAGAAACCGGTCGAGCTGCGCCTCGGGCAGCATGTAGGTGCCCTCATATTCGATCGGGTTCATCGTCGCCGCGACCAGGAACGGGTCGGGCAGCTGGCGGCTCACCCCGTCGACGCTCACCTGGCGTTCCTCCATCGCCTCGAGCAGCGCTGACTGCGTCTTGGGAGGTGTGCGGTTGATCTCATCGGCGAGCAGGATGTTCGTGAACACCGGCCCCTCACGAAACTCGAATTCGCCCGAACGCCCGTCGTAGACCAGCGAACCGGT includes the following:
- a CDS encoding stage II sporulation protein M yields the protein MDLDAYSAAHRAEWNRLDELGRLRNPSGAEADELIERYQSGASQLSALTTSAGSTAVGDRLSVSLSRARLRFTGASPNVLAQLPAFFALQLPAALYRIRWLVLVVALATLAVSTLYAVWALNDPQVLANFGTDDQLRKVAEQDFVNYYSNNPAASFTGQVWTNNAWITAQCVAFGIVGVYVPYLLLQNAINLGVNAAVLFHFGHADVFFQYILPHGMLELTAIFVGAAAGLRIFWAWIAPGPRTRGQALAEDGRALFTVAIGLVFVLLVSGVIEGFVTPQPWPWPVKIGIGAVALAAFLFYMLFVGGRAARAGQTGDLADFDAGAKRLVAA
- a CDS encoding MoxR family ATPase; its protein translation is MTETYPTPASTSDAAPTSGSAPTPAPAVTTASAVTPVAAPASTNDELRLALSRVRTEVGKAVVGQDGAVTGLLVALLARGHVLLEGVPGVAKTLLVRSLASALSLDTKRVQFTPDLMPGDVTGSLVYDGRSGEFEFREGPVFTNILLADEINRTPPKTQSALLEAMEERQVSVDGVSRQLPDPFLVAATMNPIEYEGTYMLPEAQLDRFLLKLTLDIPERDVEIAVLARHAAGFNPRDLGGAGVTPVLGAAQLHDAQAAVARVGATVDVLAYAVDLARATRQSPSVKLGVSPRGSTALLAAAKAWAWLNGFERITPDHVQAMVLPVFRHRIQLRPEAELEGVSVDSILRGVLSQVQVPI
- a CDS encoding DUF58 domain-containing protein — translated: MAISGRFVLLLALGVLPIVVLGQAYGLAAEGLAAWLTLTVLLGVVDLTLAGSPRRLAAERVLPQRVRLGESVTSELYLTNTGRRMLRGTVRDAWQPSAGAATTRSAVDIPRGERRLVSVELRPFRRGERRVEFTSIRSFGPLGLWARQATLRVPGRIRVLPPFTSRKHLPSRLARLRELDGRTSLMIRGQGTEFDSLREYVRGDDVRSIDWRATARRDEVVVRTWRPERDRRVVIVIDTGRTSAARIDNEPRLDTAFESALLLAALATRAGDRVDVLAYDRRTRARVQGAVGPELLSRMVDALATVDPELLEMDWSAIPARVREITNQRALVVLLTSAETPGSSQGLLAVLPQLTQRHTVLVASVSDPETFARTARLGSRDEVYTAAAAERALLDVARVSAALRQQGADVVTGSPADLPPAVADRYLALKAAGRL